The Girardinichthys multiradiatus isolate DD_20200921_A chromosome 24, DD_fGirMul_XY1, whole genome shotgun sequence genome has a window encoding:
- the arl11 gene encoding ADP-ribosylation factor-like protein 11 isoform X1: protein MGQGRSNSPEVIMMGLDSAGKSTVLARMLTGEMVNTSPTVGFNVGNLELDKDSCLTVWDVGGQKSMRPNWKYYLDDCKALVFVVDGSDAARMPEAQKALKKILSDERLRGVPLMVLANKKDLPNTMTIQEVSTKLDLASYKDRIWEIQACCAILGVGLHQAFLSVSKMIKGI, encoded by the exons ATGGGTCAGGGCCGCTCCAACAGTCCAGAG GTGATCATGATGGGTCTGGACTCTGCTGGAAAGTCCACTGTGTTGGCCCGAATGCTCACAGGAGAG ATGGTGAACACGTCACCGACTGTGGGCTTCAATGTGGGAAATCTGGAACTAGATAAGGATTCGTGTCTGACAGTGTGGGACGTCGGAGGACAGAAGAGCATGAGACCCAACTGGAA GTACTACCTGGATGATTGCAAGGCACTGGTGTTCGTGGTGGACGGCAGTGACGCAGCTCGCATGCCAGAGGCCCAGAAGGCTCTGAAGAAAATCCTCAGTGACGAGAGGCTGCGAGGAGTTCCTCTGATGGTTCTGGCCAACAAGAAGGATCTACCCAACACAATGACCATACAGGAG GTGTCCACCAAGTTAGACCTGGCCAGTTACAAAGACAGAATATGGGAGATCCAGGCGTGCTGCGCCATCCTGGGGGTGGGTCTGCATCAGGCCTTCCTGTCGGTCAGCAAGATGATCAAGGGGATCTGA
- the zdbf2 gene encoding DBF4-type zinc finger-containing protein 2 isoform X2 — MSRSSDEGNQKNGPPSRIWAEPKPGPSRYESSKKGYCGYCSVLYTSLDQHLSSLRHLDSVQASSRGSAPVYLARSNQSRLTLLERFLQDVQEHHPHRYGDARPSHADLPSVSIPLLPKVELDEVCSSDSQSLGTQEHLPSSDDASCQPANEERECSFHSQSGRGAGHTPCPKALPPCINTPPLQSQAPPSVHRKAHRKTNRRKPSESSSSTHTPSALVLQAQLDPSASKRRQAPAESNAQTSSGPTLLEPTDPRTQFPSGQRSQYPTKPKTRPLSGPRPFVSWQRERREVQKEEAFSLHSDPVEQTIEEVIQMCCHSLSSPNHQQEEVESLHLSLPITMETQSEDWDTPVQGIFQRAGTSTDAPVQMAQKEGRDLGHLMDIRVDMEDHVYSNQLDSALVGGGVKQEKGFWNLPIDDVLPVPEHIPESFKGKSWTQIQQEDEERVERLVQQFRLGRFICYFDTESLARCGRRSMKKKTQEKEQDTGVVPLVDRDDDDSACVRMRKRRRSFRLASRCQVVKVSHGTQTLRLVIPTVHQLSSEVPPTSLPAANEKTPETQMWHSLPPSYSSIVTPVQPWTSLVYLLCSPSCSVPTSPEGSTPKRCRRRRRPVDLQRLKVKYKRLPVKLYEPGTNQILRNPPQRLLKPRGSASSGQPPPCVRQLFRSLSPDLNMDRRSGEGPKGDSALMSTLSGNSRTQPVRRRGGISQTPPTTTYSSQRERGGRGGSSQRRSRMQVPPPPRRREGLRRAAPSRKLLSGHGVKPPRRGRSQRGRGCERGAR, encoded by the exons ATGTCCCGCTCCTCTGATGAag GTAACCAGAAAAATGGGCCTCCCAGCAG GATATGGGCGGAGCCAAAGCCCGGTCCATCCAGGTATGAGTCTAGTAAGAAGGGTTACTGTGGATACTGCAGCGTCCTCTACACCAGCCTAGACCAG CACCTCTCTAGTCTCAGACACCTGGATTCAGTCCAGGCGTCCTCCAGAGGCTCCGCCCCCGTGTACTTGGCCAGAAGCAATCAGAGCAGACTGACTCTGCTGGAGCGCTTCCTGCAGGATGTGCAGGAGCACCACCCGCACCGATACGGCGATGCCAG GCCATCCCACGCTGACCTTCCTTCTGTCTCCATCCCCCTACTGCCAAAGGTGGAGCTTGATGAAGTCTGCTCCTCTGACAGTCAGTCCTTAGGTACTCAAGAACATCTTCCCAGCTCTGATGATGCATCTTGTCAGCCAGCCAATGAGGAGAGAGAATGCAGCTTCCATAGCCAATCAGGAAGAGGAGCTGGTCATACTCCATGCCCTAAAGCCCTGCCCCCTTGTATTAACACTCCACCCCTTCAGTCTCAGGCTCCGCCCTCTGTCCATAGAAAAGCCCACAGGAAGACCAACAGGAGGAAACCCAGTGAGTCTTCATCCTCCACTCACACTCCCAGTGCCCTAGTTCTCCAGGCACAGCTGGACCCAAGCGCCAGCAAGAGGCGCCAGGCCCCTGCAGAGTCAAATGCCCAAACCTCTTCAGGACCAACACTCCTTGAGCCCACAGACCCAAGGACTCAGTTCCCCTCGGGCCAGAGGTCCCAGTACCCCACAAAGCCAAAGACCCGACCCCTGTCAGGCCCGAGGCCCTTTGTGAGCTGGCAGAGGGAAAGGAGGGAGGTCCAGAAGGAGGAGGCGTTCTCCTTACACAGTGACCCTGTGGAACAGACCATTGAAGAG GTGATCCAGATGTGCTGCCACAGCCTCTCTTCACCTAACCACCAGCAGGAAGAGGTGGAGAGCCTCCATCTCAGCCTTCCTATAACCATGGAAACACAGAGTGAGGACTGGGACACACCAGTGCAG GGGATCTTTCAGAGAGCTGGAACATCCACGGATGCCCCTGTCCAAATGGCCCAGAAAGAAGGACGGGACCTCGGCCATCTCATGGACATCCGGGTGGACATGGAGGACCATGTGTACTCCAACCAGCTTGACTCCGCTCTGGTTGGTGGTGGGGTCAAGCAGGAGAAGGGGTTCTGGAATCTCCCTATAGACGATGTCCTGCCGGTCCCAGAACATATTCCAGAATCCTTCAAGGGAAAGTCCTGGACCCAGATCCAACAAGAGGACGAGGAGAGGGTGGAGAGACTTGTCCAGCAGTTCAGGCTGGGAAGATTTATCTGCTACTTTGACACAGAGTCTCTGGCCAG GTGTGGTAGGAGGAGCAtgaagaagaagacccaggaGAAGGAGCAAGACACAGGTGTGGTGCCCTTGGTGGACCGGGATGATGATGACTCTGCATGTGtgaggatgaggaagaggaggcggAGCTTTAGACTGGCATCCAGGTGTCAG GTGGTTAAAGTGAGCCATGGCACTCAGACTCTTCGATTGGTGATCCCGACGGTCCATCAGCTGTCCTCAGAAGTTCCACCCACCAGCTTACCTGCAGCCAATGAGAAAACACCAGAGACTCAGATGTGGCATTCTCTCCCTCCGTCTTACTCCAGCATTGTTACCCCTGTACAGCCATGGACCTCGCTGGTCTACCTGCTCTGCTCCCCTTCATGCTCCGTTCCCACCTCACCTGAAGGCTCCACCCCCAAACGCTGCAGAAGGAGGCGGCGTCCTGTCGACCTACAGCGGTTAAAGGTCAAGTACAAAAGACTTCCTGTTAAGCTTTATGAGCCTGGAACCAACCAGATCCTGAGAAACCCTCCACAAAGATTACTAAAACCCAGAGGCTCCGCCTCCTCAGGCCAACCGCCACCGTGTGTCCGGCAGCTGTTTCGGAGTctgagtccagaccttaacatGGACAGACGGTCAGGGGAGGGGCCTAAAGGTGACTCTGCCCTGATGAGCACGCTTAGTGGAAACTCTAGGACACAGCCTGTCAGGAGGCGGGGTGGGATTTCTCAGACCCCTCCCACAACCACCTACAGCTCACAGAGAGAAAGGGGGGGTAGGGGCGGTTCTTCCCAGAGAAGAAGCAGGATGCAAGTCCCGCCCCCTCCACGCAGGAGGGAGGGGCTCCGACGAGCAGCACCTAGCAGGAAACTTCTCAGCGGCCACGGCGTTAAGCCTCCCCGCAGGGGGAGGAGTCAGAGAGGGCGAGGCTGTGAGAGGGGGGCCAGGTAG
- the eef1b2 gene encoding LOW QUALITY PROTEIN: elongation factor 1-beta (The sequence of the model RefSeq protein was modified relative to this genomic sequence to represent the inferred CDS: inserted 2 bases in 1 codon), which yields MDDIVIYSGAPGSLKKEEQDPLRRSXRSGYKSSSILRLLPSSFGCFFVLLLRFFISIMGFGDLKSASGLKVLNAFLSDRSYIEGFVPSQADVAVFEVLSAPPPSDLCHALRWYNHIRSYQGQKNSLPGVKKPLGQYGPPGVADTTSGSTPAASKEDDDDDIDLFGSDEEEDAEAAKLKEQRLAEYAAKKAKKPALIAKSSLLLDVKPWDDETDMAKLEECVRSIEMDGLVWGQSKLVPVGYGIKKLQISCVVEDDKVGTDILEEKITAFEDYVQSMDVAAFNKI from the exons ATGGACGATATTGTAATTTACTCTGGAGCCCCTGGATCCCTGAAGAAGGAGGAGCAGGACCCGCTGAGGAGGAG CAGGTCCGGCTATaaatcctcctccatcctgcgcCTCCTTCCTTCTTCCTTCGGCTGCTTCTTCGTTCTCCTTCTCCGGTTCTTCATCTCCATCATGGGCTTCGGTGACCTGAAATCAGCCTCCGGACTCAAGGTCCTTAACGCCTTCCTGTCGGACCGCAGCTACATCGAAGG TTTTGTCCCATCTCAAGCCGATGTGGCGGTCTTTGAGGTCCTGTCAGCCCCCCCGCCATCAGACCTGTGCCATGCTCTGCGTTGGTACAACCACATCAGGTCCTACCAAGGCCAAAAGAACAG CCTCCCAGGTGTGAAGAAACCTTTGGGGCAGTATGGCCCTCCAGGCGTGGCCGACACCACCTCTGGCTCCACCCCTGCTGCTTCCAAAGAAGACGATGACGACGACATTGACCTATTTGGTTCCGACGAAGAG GAAGATGCCGAGGCTGCCAAGCTGAAGGAACAGCGCCTTGCAGAGTACGCCGCCAAGAAGGCAAAGA AGCCCGCCCTCATCGCTAAATCTTCGCTCCTATTGGATGTAAAGCCATGGGACGATGAGACGGACATGGCCAAGCTGGAGGAGTGTGTCCGCAGTATCGAGATGGACGGGCTGGTCTGGGGACAGT CCAAACTGGTCCCAGTGGGTTATGGCATCAAGAAGCTTCAGATCAGCTGTGTGGTGGAAGATGACAAG GTGGGCACAGACATCCTGGAGGAGAAGATCACGGCGTTCGAGGACTACGTCCAGTCAATGGATGTGGCAGCTTTCAATAAGATCTGA
- the dytn gene encoding dystrotelin, whose protein sequence is MNEARLSIYRATMKLQSLQRLCHMDVVFIQHITAAFQQVGGANALEDAKMNREEVTLVLTRMFNGVSQELPGHVSEETGSLMFRLFERDRTGQVSARSLQTALVALSADTLLWKYRSLVSLSGDGSGSITRSGLTSLLQDLSKVPAAVQEEDVFGSVEAAVSSCFIDERAPAVSKLHLLSWLKSEPCLLLWLPTLYRLSVGQKVSHAVRCHTCKTFPITGLRYRCKKCVNVHVCQNCFLNGQQTRKHKTHHPVVEFCTQPTWRESLSSLVRNARHALLPRRYTPTEADRRRVLKWAEPGETQNRAPPFSDASMLLADSACTSSSDVPHDASVQASPPPSSSKSLQTEEEPSSLQGAALLTEIRNLQRDKWLLEQQLGAWRLTIQSEQGVLEDRCSEMEVTVETMRQHNVRLQDMLTQALRKMEAKHANNTPQSFITQHSDRGNVTPTSNSLTDAEEEELLKEKDDWSQNEPQTPSPTIPHQSTLSQDELFHEEELNEKFNHQPIGQQGEPEGVGLQTNVPFLSDREDLGMCSPEDLLQKIVDRLKMEMEDKWTERNTGVGVKAELVEAAEQVGDSVCCLVDAVRRQTDQAWHLESCLFRINN, encoded by the exons ATGAATGAGGCCCGGCTGTCCATCTACAGAGCCACCATGAAGCTCCAGTCTCTGCAGAGACTCTGTCACA TGGACGTCGTCTTCATTCAACACATCACGGCAGCCTTCCAGCAGGTGGGCGGGGCTAACGCCCTTGAGGACGCCAAGATGAACAGAGAGGAAGTGACCTTGGTTCTGACCAGGATGTTTAATGGCGTGTCACAGGAACTTCCGGGTCATGTCTCAGAGGAGACCGGCAGTCTGATGTTCAGGCTGTTTGAGCG GGATCGGACCGGGCAAGTCTCAGCTCGTTCTCTTCAGACCGCTCTAGTTGCTTTGTCTGCAGACACATTGCTTTGGAAATACAGAA GTCTTGTTAGTTTGTCAGGAGACGGTTCAGGATCCATCACCAGGTCTGGACTCACATCTCTGCTGCAGGACCTCAGTAAG GTCCCTGCGGCAGTTCAGGAGGAAGATGTGTTCGGCAGCGTGGAGGCAGCAGTGAGCTCGTGTTTTATTGAT GAAAGGGCTCCTGCTGTCAGCAAACTACATCTGTTATCATGGTTAAAGAGTGAGCCCTGTCTGCTGCTATGGTTACCGACTCTCTACAGACTGTCTGTCGGTCAGAAGGTCAGCCATGCTGTCCGCTGCCACACCTGTAAGACCTTCCCTATCACCGGGCTCAG GTATCGGTGCAAAAAGTGTGTGAACGTTCACGTGTGTCAGAACTGTTTCCTGAACGGCCAACAGACCAGGAAGCACAAAACCCACCATCCAGTGGTGGAGTTTTGCACTCAG CCCACCTGGAGAGAGTCTCTGTCCTCCTTAGTGCGTAATGCTCGTCATGCCCTGTTACCACGACGATATACTCCTACAGAAGCTGATAGGAGGAGGGTCCTGAAGTGGGCAGAGCCAGGAGAGACACAGAACAG AGCTCCGCCCTTTTCTGATGCCTCCATGCTATTGGCTGATTCAGCTTGTACTTCCTCCTCTGACGTACCCCATGACGCCTCCGTGCAggcatctcctcctccttcttcatCAAAGTCTCTGCAGACAGAGGAGGAGCCATCCAGTCTGCAG GGGGCGGCTCTGCTGACAGAAATCAGGAACCTGCAGAGAGATAAGTG GCTGCTGGAGCAGCAGCTGGGGGCATGGCGCCTCACCATCCAATCAGAGCAGGGCGTCCTGGAAGACAGGTGTTCTGAGATGGAGGTTACCGTGGAAACCATGAGGCAGCACAACGTCCGGCTGCAGGACATGCTCACGCAG GCTCTGAGAAAGATGGAGGCAAAACACGCCAACAACACGCCTCAGAGTTTCATCACGCAACACTCAGACAGAGGAAACGTCACACCAACCTCCAACTCTCTGACTGACGCCGAGGAAGAGGAGCTGCTAAAGGAGAAGGATGACTGGAGCCAGAACGAGCCTCAAACTCCATCTCCCACAATTCCACACCAATCAACTCTGTCACAGGATGAACTGTTCCATGAAGAAGAGCTTAACGAGAAGTTTAACCATCAGCCAATAGGACAACAGGGGGAGCCAGAGGGGGTGGGCCTTCAAACAAATGTCCCCTTTCTGTCCGATAGAGAGGATCTTGGGATGTGTAGTCCTGAAGACCTGCTGCAGAAGATTGTGGACCGACTGAAGATGGAAATGGAGGACAAGTGGACAGAGAGAAACACag GTGTGGGAGTGAAGGCGGAGCTTGTGGAGGCAGCAGAACAGGTGGGAGACTCAGTGTGCTGTCTGGTGGACGCTGTGAGGAGACAGACAGACCAGGCGTGGCACTTAGAAAGCTGTTTATTCAGGATCAATAATTAA
- the arl11 gene encoding ADP-ribosylation factor-like protein 11 isoform X2, protein MMGLDSAGKSTVLARMLTGEMVNTSPTVGFNVGNLELDKDSCLTVWDVGGQKSMRPNWKYYLDDCKALVFVVDGSDAARMPEAQKALKKILSDERLRGVPLMVLANKKDLPNTMTIQEVSTKLDLASYKDRIWEIQACCAILGVGLHQAFLSVSKMIKGI, encoded by the exons ATGATGGGTCTGGACTCTGCTGGAAAGTCCACTGTGTTGGCCCGAATGCTCACAGGAGAG ATGGTGAACACGTCACCGACTGTGGGCTTCAATGTGGGAAATCTGGAACTAGATAAGGATTCGTGTCTGACAGTGTGGGACGTCGGAGGACAGAAGAGCATGAGACCCAACTGGAA GTACTACCTGGATGATTGCAAGGCACTGGTGTTCGTGGTGGACGGCAGTGACGCAGCTCGCATGCCAGAGGCCCAGAAGGCTCTGAAGAAAATCCTCAGTGACGAGAGGCTGCGAGGAGTTCCTCTGATGGTTCTGGCCAACAAGAAGGATCTACCCAACACAATGACCATACAGGAG GTGTCCACCAAGTTAGACCTGGCCAGTTACAAAGACAGAATATGGGAGATCCAGGCGTGCTGCGCCATCCTGGGGGTGGGTCTGCATCAGGCCTTCCTGTCGGTCAGCAAGATGATCAAGGGGATCTGA
- the ebpl gene encoding emopamil-binding protein-like, giving the protein METPPGLSLVSVLSLLGCSLQVLAAALLTHRYGGRSSPTDRWILLWLFYDVIVHLTLEGPFVYMSLVGTVEESEGPLAELWKEYGKADTRWLVSDPTIVSVEILTVVLDSLLGVLLIHAVLRDKYYRHFLQVTLSVCELYGGWMTFCPDWLLGSPHLNTSNPLYLWLYLVFFNGLWVLVPVLLLVQSWLRLKSLNAVREDATRADKKKL; this is encoded by the exons ATGGAGACTCCCCCAGGTCTCTCTCTCGTCTCTGTGTTGTCTCTGTTAGGTTGTAGCCTCCAGGTGTTGGCGGCTGCCCTCCTCACACACAGGTATGGTGGGCGGAGTTcacccactgacaggtggatcCTGCTGTGGCTGTTCTATGATGTCATCGTCCACCTGACGCTG GAGGGTCCATTTGTGTACATGTCTCTGGTTGGGACCGTGGAGGAGTCTGAAGGTCCTCTGGCTGAACTCT GGAAGGAGTATGGTAAAGCAGACACTCGCTGGTTGGTTTCTGATCCAACGATTGTCTCTGTGGAGATCCTGACGGTCGTCCTCGACTCTTTGCTAGGTGTGCTGTTGATACATGCAGTACTCAGGGACAAGTATTACAG ACACTTTCTGCAGGTCACTCTGAGCGTGTGCGAGCTGTACGGTGGCTGGATGACTTTCTGTCCTGATTGGCTGCTGGGCAGTCCTCACCTGAACACGTCCAACCCGCTCTACCTCTGGCTCTACCTGGTCTTCTTTAATGGACTCTGGGTCCTGGTTCCAGTCTTGCTGCTGGTCCAGTCCTGGTTGCGTCTCAAGAGTCTGAACGCTGTCAGAGAAGACGCAACCCGGGCCGACAAGAAGAAGCTGTAG
- the zdbf2 gene encoding DBF4-type zinc finger-containing protein 2 isoform X1, producing MSRSSDEGNQKNGPPSRIWAEPKPGPSRYESSKKGYCGYCSVLYTSLDQHLSSLRHLDSVQASSRGSAPVYLARSNQSRLTLLERFLQDVQEHHPHRYGDARPSHADLPSVSIPLLPKVELDEVCSSDSQSLGTQEHLPSSDDASCQPANEERECSFHSQSGRGAGHTPCPKALPPCINTPPLQSQAPPSVHRKAHRKTNRRKPSESSSSTHTPSALVLQAQLDPSASKRRQAPAESNAQTSSGPTLLEPTDPRTQFPSGQRSQYPTKPKTRPLSGPRPFVSWQRERREVQKEEAFSLHSDPVEQTIEEVIQMCCHSLSSPNHQQEEVESLHLSLPITMETQSEDWDTPVQQGIFQRAGTSTDAPVQMAQKEGRDLGHLMDIRVDMEDHVYSNQLDSALVGGGVKQEKGFWNLPIDDVLPVPEHIPESFKGKSWTQIQQEDEERVERLVQQFRLGRFICYFDTESLARCGRRSMKKKTQEKEQDTGVVPLVDRDDDDSACVRMRKRRRSFRLASRCQVVKVSHGTQTLRLVIPTVHQLSSEVPPTSLPAANEKTPETQMWHSLPPSYSSIVTPVQPWTSLVYLLCSPSCSVPTSPEGSTPKRCRRRRRPVDLQRLKVKYKRLPVKLYEPGTNQILRNPPQRLLKPRGSASSGQPPPCVRQLFRSLSPDLNMDRRSGEGPKGDSALMSTLSGNSRTQPVRRRGGISQTPPTTTYSSQRERGGRGGSSQRRSRMQVPPPPRRREGLRRAAPSRKLLSGHGVKPPRRGRSQRGRGCERGAR from the exons ATGTCCCGCTCCTCTGATGAag GTAACCAGAAAAATGGGCCTCCCAGCAG GATATGGGCGGAGCCAAAGCCCGGTCCATCCAGGTATGAGTCTAGTAAGAAGGGTTACTGTGGATACTGCAGCGTCCTCTACACCAGCCTAGACCAG CACCTCTCTAGTCTCAGACACCTGGATTCAGTCCAGGCGTCCTCCAGAGGCTCCGCCCCCGTGTACTTGGCCAGAAGCAATCAGAGCAGACTGACTCTGCTGGAGCGCTTCCTGCAGGATGTGCAGGAGCACCACCCGCACCGATACGGCGATGCCAG GCCATCCCACGCTGACCTTCCTTCTGTCTCCATCCCCCTACTGCCAAAGGTGGAGCTTGATGAAGTCTGCTCCTCTGACAGTCAGTCCTTAGGTACTCAAGAACATCTTCCCAGCTCTGATGATGCATCTTGTCAGCCAGCCAATGAGGAGAGAGAATGCAGCTTCCATAGCCAATCAGGAAGAGGAGCTGGTCATACTCCATGCCCTAAAGCCCTGCCCCCTTGTATTAACACTCCACCCCTTCAGTCTCAGGCTCCGCCCTCTGTCCATAGAAAAGCCCACAGGAAGACCAACAGGAGGAAACCCAGTGAGTCTTCATCCTCCACTCACACTCCCAGTGCCCTAGTTCTCCAGGCACAGCTGGACCCAAGCGCCAGCAAGAGGCGCCAGGCCCCTGCAGAGTCAAATGCCCAAACCTCTTCAGGACCAACACTCCTTGAGCCCACAGACCCAAGGACTCAGTTCCCCTCGGGCCAGAGGTCCCAGTACCCCACAAAGCCAAAGACCCGACCCCTGTCAGGCCCGAGGCCCTTTGTGAGCTGGCAGAGGGAAAGGAGGGAGGTCCAGAAGGAGGAGGCGTTCTCCTTACACAGTGACCCTGTGGAACAGACCATTGAAGAG GTGATCCAGATGTGCTGCCACAGCCTCTCTTCACCTAACCACCAGCAGGAAGAGGTGGAGAGCCTCCATCTCAGCCTTCCTATAACCATGGAAACACAGAGTGAGGACTGGGACACACCAGTGCAG CAGGGGATCTTTCAGAGAGCTGGAACATCCACGGATGCCCCTGTCCAAATGGCCCAGAAAGAAGGACGGGACCTCGGCCATCTCATGGACATCCGGGTGGACATGGAGGACCATGTGTACTCCAACCAGCTTGACTCCGCTCTGGTTGGTGGTGGGGTCAAGCAGGAGAAGGGGTTCTGGAATCTCCCTATAGACGATGTCCTGCCGGTCCCAGAACATATTCCAGAATCCTTCAAGGGAAAGTCCTGGACCCAGATCCAACAAGAGGACGAGGAGAGGGTGGAGAGACTTGTCCAGCAGTTCAGGCTGGGAAGATTTATCTGCTACTTTGACACAGAGTCTCTGGCCAG GTGTGGTAGGAGGAGCAtgaagaagaagacccaggaGAAGGAGCAAGACACAGGTGTGGTGCCCTTGGTGGACCGGGATGATGATGACTCTGCATGTGtgaggatgaggaagaggaggcggAGCTTTAGACTGGCATCCAGGTGTCAG GTGGTTAAAGTGAGCCATGGCACTCAGACTCTTCGATTGGTGATCCCGACGGTCCATCAGCTGTCCTCAGAAGTTCCACCCACCAGCTTACCTGCAGCCAATGAGAAAACACCAGAGACTCAGATGTGGCATTCTCTCCCTCCGTCTTACTCCAGCATTGTTACCCCTGTACAGCCATGGACCTCGCTGGTCTACCTGCTCTGCTCCCCTTCATGCTCCGTTCCCACCTCACCTGAAGGCTCCACCCCCAAACGCTGCAGAAGGAGGCGGCGTCCTGTCGACCTACAGCGGTTAAAGGTCAAGTACAAAAGACTTCCTGTTAAGCTTTATGAGCCTGGAACCAACCAGATCCTGAGAAACCCTCCACAAAGATTACTAAAACCCAGAGGCTCCGCCTCCTCAGGCCAACCGCCACCGTGTGTCCGGCAGCTGTTTCGGAGTctgagtccagaccttaacatGGACAGACGGTCAGGGGAGGGGCCTAAAGGTGACTCTGCCCTGATGAGCACGCTTAGTGGAAACTCTAGGACACAGCCTGTCAGGAGGCGGGGTGGGATTTCTCAGACCCCTCCCACAACCACCTACAGCTCACAGAGAGAAAGGGGGGGTAGGGGCGGTTCTTCCCAGAGAAGAAGCAGGATGCAAGTCCCGCCCCCTCCACGCAGGAGGGAGGGGCTCCGACGAGCAGCACCTAGCAGGAAACTTCTCAGCGGCCACGGCGTTAAGCCTCCCCGCAGGGGGAGGAGTCAGAGAGGGCGAGGCTGTGAGAGGGGGGCCAGGTAG